One window of the Cryptomeria japonica chromosome 7, Sugi_1.0, whole genome shotgun sequence genome contains the following:
- the LOC131051611 gene encoding probable glutathione S-transferase parC, with protein MGLFEMEQVKILSTLASSFGMRVLIGLEEKGLKYEYQEEDLLTKKSDLLLQLNPVHKKLPVFIHNGQPICESLIILQYTDETWDSKQLLPSKPYDRALARFWADFIDKKFFDSALRIVLSKDEDQEQAKREMLESLKALEGALNEMSGGGSLPFFNGKDFGFLDIAFIPFASWFHTFESMGNFKLPFESEYPLLDAWVKRCMERESVKKALPSPDRVLEYALQLRKKYLVN; from the exons ATGGGTTTGTTTGAGATGGAGCAAGTGAAGATACTCAGCACATTGGCCAGTTCCTTTGGCATGCGCGTCTTGATTGGTCTGGAAGAGAAAGGCTTGAAATATGAATACCAAGAAGAGGACCTGCTGACCAAGAAGAGCGACCTCCTCCTGCAACTCAATCCTGTGCACAAGAAATTACCTGTCTTTATCCACAATGGCCAGCCTATATGCGAGTCTCTTATAATTCTTCAGTACACTGACGAGACTTGGGATTCCAAGCAGCTTTTACCCTCTAAGCCATATGATCGTGCCCTTGCGCGCTTCTGGGCCGACTTCATAGATAAGAAG TTTTTTGACTCGGCGCTTCGTATAGTGCTTTCGAAAGATGAAGATCAGGAGCAGGCCAAGCGTGAGATGCTGGAGAGCCTAAAAGCTTTAGAGGGTGCGTTGAATGAAATGTCAGGAGGAGGATCCCTGCCTTTCTTCAATGGAAAGGATTTTGGGTTCCTAGATATTGCCTTTATTCCATTTGCTTCTTGGTTCCATACATTTGAGAGTATGGGGAATTTCAAGTTACCGTTTGAGAGTGAATATCCATTGCTTGATGCGTGGGTTAAGAGATGTATGGAGAGGGAGAGCGTGAAGAAAGCCCTTCCCTCTCCTGATCGAGTTCTGGAATATGCATTGCAAttgaggaagaaatatttggttaaTTGA
- the LOC131049941 gene encoding F-box/kelch-repeat protein At1g55270-like — translation MEIIPGLPEDLGMQCFVRVPYRYHYNLRAACKSWDALLSCQHFYQQRQRHGQCEEGVVSLYYFGQNGGNFDVIIYYPLAQWWERLPQIPTEFGLKYREYHRCVFIRSTKQLVVVGIFNSRSNKDGVLIFDFLSRRWRLGADMLYSKN, via the coding sequence ATGGAAATAATTCCGGGGCTTCCAGAAGATTTAGGGATGCAATGCTTTGTGAGGGTTCCATACAGATACCACTACAATCTTAGGGCTGCGTGCAAGAGCTGGGATGCTCTTCTCAGCTGCCAACACTTTTATCAACAGCGACAACGCCATGGGCAGTGCGAGGAAGGAGTagtttctctttactattttggaCAAAATGGAGGTAATTTCGATGTAATTATTTATTACCCGCTTGCGCAGTGGTGGGAAAGACTCCCTCAAATCCCAACGGAATTTGGACTAAAATACAGGGAGTATCATCGTTGTGTGTTCATTAGATCGACAAAACAGCTGGTTGTGGTGGGGATTTTCAATAGCCGCAGCAACAAAGATGGTgtgttgatatttgattttttatctCGGAGATGGCGGCTGGGCGCCGACATGCTATACAGCAAAAActaa
- the LOC131051576 gene encoding cyclic nucleotide-gated ion channel 4 isoform X2 → MEAQNEYRRLNRGKSGWRVRVGRRGQAIRSKLFGKKSNELGIMENSNFPILFGDNRSNATPDSESPSNGCTSTKNTHHPEALNMGLNVDTLENDHHMETCQISIHSKWIFGRVLDPRSRAIRKWNRFFLLICGLGLAIDPLFFYALSVSEGFMCLYVDGWFAITVTVLRSMCDAMHLWNIWLQLKLAYVSKESLVVGSGKLVTDPRSIALHYLGSRKGLLFDVFVILPFPQIVLWAVAPVLIEKGEIVMVMSVFLIMFLFQYLPKVYHSICLLRRMQHITGYVFGTIWAGFALNMLAYFVAAHAAGGCWYLLGIQRTAKCLQKQCEVTNGCDYSILGCVSPIIYGSSPVRNPERLVWEANATVHAICIKGNGKFNFGAYKWVVPLVINTNRIEKILFPIFWGLMTLSTFGNLESTTEWLEVIFNIIILTSGLLLVTMLIGNIKVPLFQHMDELVLENICDRVKSMLFTKGETIAREGDPVQRMLFIVRGHFRSTNQLTNGVTSSCMLGPGNFCGDELLSWCLRRPFKQRLPLSSATVTSIDTTEAFGLEAKDIIYVTQHFRYTFLSDKLKRTARYYSPGWRTWAAVAIQLAWRRHKARFALSSLSFIRMRRPLSRSYSEEDRLRLYAALLVSPKPHDDDFVFPSNE, encoded by the exons ATGGAGGCACAGAATGAATATCGTCGACTTAACAGGGGAAAATCAGG GTGGAGGGTAAGAGTAGGGAGAAGAGGGCAAGCAATCAGGTCCAAGCTTTTTGGTAAGAAAAGCAATGAATTGGGCATAATGGAAAATTCTAATTTTCCAATACTCTTTGGAGATAATAGAAGTAATGCAACTCCAGATTCTGAAAGCCCCTCAAATGGGTGCACAAGCACCAAAAATACGCATCATCCGGAGGCCTTAAACATGGGTTTGAATGTAGACACACTGGAGAATGATCACCACATGGAAACATGCCAGATCTCAATTCACAGCAAGTGGATATTTGGCAGAGTTCTAGACCCAAGGAGCAGAGCTATTCGGAAATGGAACCGCTTCTTTCTTCTTATATGTGGATTGGGATTAGCCATAGATCCGTTATTCTTCTATGCTCTCTCTGTCAGTGAAGGATTCATGTGTCTGTACGTGGATGGTTGGTTTGCAATAACAGTCACGGTTCTGAGATCCATGTGTGATGCAATGCATCTGTGGAATATATGGCTGCAGCTGAAGTTAGCATATGTTTCAAAGGAATCTCTGGTTGTAGGTTCTGGAAAGCTTGTGACAGACCCTCGTTCCATTGCTCTGCATTACCTGGGATCCAGAAAAGGActtttatttgatgtttttgttATCCTGCCTTTTCCTCAG ATTGTTTTATGGGCGGTGGCTCCTGTGCTTATTGAGAAAGGAGAGATCGTGATGGTTATGAGTGTTTTCTTGATTATGTTTTTGTTCCAGTACCTTCCCAAGGTGTATCACTCTATCTGTCTTCTTCGAAGAATGCAGCATATAACTGGTTATGTTTTTGGCACAATCTGGGCAGGGTTTGCCTTGAACATGCTTGCATACTTTGTTGCTGCTCAT GCTGCTGGTGGTTGCTGGTACCTGCTTGGAATTCAAAGAACAGCAAAATGTCTACAAAAGCAATGTGAAGTCACCAATGGCTGTGATTATAGCATTTTGGGCTGTGTCAGTCCTATAATTTATGGTTCATCGCCGGTGAGAAATCCAGAGAGATTAGTTTGGGAAGCGAATGCTACTGTGCATGCAATCTGCATAAAAGGAAATGGTAAATTCAACTTCGGGGCTTATAAATGGGTGGTTCCTCTAGTTATAAACACAAACCGGATAGAAAAGATACTGTTCCCAATCTTTTGGGGTTTAATGACACTAAG TACATTTGGCAATTTGGAGAGCACTACAGAATGGCTGGAGGTGATTTTCAACATTATAATTTTAACCAGTGGATTGCTTCTAGTCACAATGCTTATTGGCAATATAAAG GTGCCCCTGTTTCAACACATGGACGAACTGGTTCTGGAAAACATCTGCGATCGGGTCAAATCAATGCTCTTTACGAAGGGCGAAACG ATAGCTAGAGAAGGTGATCCAGTGCAACGAATGCTCTTTATAGTGCGAGGCCACTTCCGCAGCACAAACCAACTAACCAATGGTGTTACTAGCTCTTGCATGTTGGGCCCTGGAAACTTCTGCGGTGATGAATTACTTTCTTGGTGTCTCCGCCGCCCATTCAAACAACGCCTCCCTCTCTCTTCTGCAACAGTTACTAGCATAGACACCACTGAGGCATTTGGACTAGAGGCCAAAGATATCATCTATGTCACTCAGCATTTCCGCTATACATTCCTCAGTGACAAGCTCAAGCGAACTGCCAGGTATTATTCTCCAGGTTGGCGTACATGGGCTGCAGTAGCAATCCAATTGGCATGGCGACGCCACAAAGCCCGATTTGCACTGAGTTCTTTATCTTTCATTAGAATGCGAAGACCTCTATCTAGAAGTTATTCTGAGGAAGATCGTCTACGTCTCTATGCTGCTCTGCTTGTGTCTCCCAAGCCTCATGACGATGATTTTGTGTTTCCTTCCAATGAATAA
- the LOC131051576 gene encoding cyclic nucleotide-gated ion channel 4 isoform X1, whose amino-acid sequence MEAQNEYRRLNRGKSGWRVRVGRRGQAIRSKLFGKKSNELGIMENSNFPILFGDNRSNATPDSESPSNGCTSTKNTHHPEALNMGLNVDTLENDHHMETCQISIHSKWIFGRVLDPRSRAIRKWNRFFLLICGLGLAIDPLFFYALSVSEGFMCLYVDGWFAITVTVLRSMCDAMHLWNIWLQLKLAYVSKESLVVGSGKLVTDPRSIALHYLGSRKGLLFDVFVILPFPQIVLWAVAPVLIEKGEIVMVMSVFLIMFLFQYLPKVYHSICLLRRMQHITGYVFGTIWAGFALNMLAYFVAAHAAGGCWYLLGIQRTAKCLQKQCEVTNGCDYSILGCVSPIIYGSSPVRNPERLVWEANATVHAICIKGNGKFNFGAYKWVVPLVINTNRIEKILFPIFWGLMTLSTFGNLESTTEWLEVIFNIIILTSGLLLVTMLIGNIKVFLQAAASRKQSMQLKMRNIEGWMNRKQLPQHLRQRVRHYERQKWAAMRGVDESAMIHNLPEGLRRDIKYHLCLDLVRQVPLFQHMDELVLENICDRVKSMLFTKGETIAREGDPVQRMLFIVRGHFRSTNQLTNGVTSSCMLGPGNFCGDELLSWCLRRPFKQRLPLSSATVTSIDTTEAFGLEAKDIIYVTQHFRYTFLSDKLKRTARYYSPGWRTWAAVAIQLAWRRHKARFALSSLSFIRMRRPLSRSYSEEDRLRLYAALLVSPKPHDDDFVFPSNE is encoded by the exons ATGGAGGCACAGAATGAATATCGTCGACTTAACAGGGGAAAATCAGG GTGGAGGGTAAGAGTAGGGAGAAGAGGGCAAGCAATCAGGTCCAAGCTTTTTGGTAAGAAAAGCAATGAATTGGGCATAATGGAAAATTCTAATTTTCCAATACTCTTTGGAGATAATAGAAGTAATGCAACTCCAGATTCTGAAAGCCCCTCAAATGGGTGCACAAGCACCAAAAATACGCATCATCCGGAGGCCTTAAACATGGGTTTGAATGTAGACACACTGGAGAATGATCACCACATGGAAACATGCCAGATCTCAATTCACAGCAAGTGGATATTTGGCAGAGTTCTAGACCCAAGGAGCAGAGCTATTCGGAAATGGAACCGCTTCTTTCTTCTTATATGTGGATTGGGATTAGCCATAGATCCGTTATTCTTCTATGCTCTCTCTGTCAGTGAAGGATTCATGTGTCTGTACGTGGATGGTTGGTTTGCAATAACAGTCACGGTTCTGAGATCCATGTGTGATGCAATGCATCTGTGGAATATATGGCTGCAGCTGAAGTTAGCATATGTTTCAAAGGAATCTCTGGTTGTAGGTTCTGGAAAGCTTGTGACAGACCCTCGTTCCATTGCTCTGCATTACCTGGGATCCAGAAAAGGActtttatttgatgtttttgttATCCTGCCTTTTCCTCAG ATTGTTTTATGGGCGGTGGCTCCTGTGCTTATTGAGAAAGGAGAGATCGTGATGGTTATGAGTGTTTTCTTGATTATGTTTTTGTTCCAGTACCTTCCCAAGGTGTATCACTCTATCTGTCTTCTTCGAAGAATGCAGCATATAACTGGTTATGTTTTTGGCACAATCTGGGCAGGGTTTGCCTTGAACATGCTTGCATACTTTGTTGCTGCTCAT GCTGCTGGTGGTTGCTGGTACCTGCTTGGAATTCAAAGAACAGCAAAATGTCTACAAAAGCAATGTGAAGTCACCAATGGCTGTGATTATAGCATTTTGGGCTGTGTCAGTCCTATAATTTATGGTTCATCGCCGGTGAGAAATCCAGAGAGATTAGTTTGGGAAGCGAATGCTACTGTGCATGCAATCTGCATAAAAGGAAATGGTAAATTCAACTTCGGGGCTTATAAATGGGTGGTTCCTCTAGTTATAAACACAAACCGGATAGAAAAGATACTGTTCCCAATCTTTTGGGGTTTAATGACACTAAG TACATTTGGCAATTTGGAGAGCACTACAGAATGGCTGGAGGTGATTTTCAACATTATAATTTTAACCAGTGGATTGCTTCTAGTCACAATGCTTATTGGCAATATAAAG GTATTTCTGCAAGCTGCGGCTTCTAGGAAGCAATCCATGCAGCTCAAAATGAGAAACATTGAAGGGTGGATGAATCGCAAGCAGCTGCCTCAACATCTGAGACAGAGAGTGAGACACTATGAACGGCAGAAATGGGCCGCAATGCGTGGTGTAGATGAAAGTGCAATGATTCACAACTTGCCTGAAGGCCTTAGGCGAGACATCAAATATCACCTCTGTTTAGATCTTGTACGCCAG GTGCCCCTGTTTCAACACATGGACGAACTGGTTCTGGAAAACATCTGCGATCGGGTCAAATCAATGCTCTTTACGAAGGGCGAAACG ATAGCTAGAGAAGGTGATCCAGTGCAACGAATGCTCTTTATAGTGCGAGGCCACTTCCGCAGCACAAACCAACTAACCAATGGTGTTACTAGCTCTTGCATGTTGGGCCCTGGAAACTTCTGCGGTGATGAATTACTTTCTTGGTGTCTCCGCCGCCCATTCAAACAACGCCTCCCTCTCTCTTCTGCAACAGTTACTAGCATAGACACCACTGAGGCATTTGGACTAGAGGCCAAAGATATCATCTATGTCACTCAGCATTTCCGCTATACATTCCTCAGTGACAAGCTCAAGCGAACTGCCAGGTATTATTCTCCAGGTTGGCGTACATGGGCTGCAGTAGCAATCCAATTGGCATGGCGACGCCACAAAGCCCGATTTGCACTGAGTTCTTTATCTTTCATTAGAATGCGAAGACCTCTATCTAGAAGTTATTCTGAGGAAGATCGTCTACGTCTCTATGCTGCTCTGCTTGTGTCTCCCAAGCCTCATGACGATGATTTTGTGTTTCCTTCCAATGAATAA